One Mobula birostris isolate sMobBir1 chromosome 4, sMobBir1.hap1, whole genome shotgun sequence DNA window includes the following coding sequences:
- the htr2b gene encoding 5-hydroxytryptamine receptor 2B: protein MPGPESYGVSYSADSTSMFTTSRMQATPIQPFNPSGTNKIFYLTITEESKLASVLTSSNILKDHSKDGLQWAALLILLVIIPTIGGNILVILAVSLEKKLQNATNYFLMSLAVADMLVGLLVMPIALLSILFNSEWPLPCEICPIWIFLDVLLSTASIMHLCAISLDRYIAIKKPIQHSRFNSRAKVLIKITVVWIISIGIAIPIPIKGLQDETNTFINQTCLLNVGKFKNFMIFGSLTAFFIPLAIMIVIYFLTIQVLRKKAYLVRAKPPQQFNWTTVSTIFQQDLTSTNSPEKVAMINGSQKNKTFSCTIQNIPIRRLSSLGKKSMQSISNEQRASKVLGIVFFLFLVMWCPFFVTNVTFAICKNCDQELLQKLMEVFVWVGYVSSGVNPLVYTLFNKTFRKAFSRYITCEYIRNKDIKILQKYFSRMSFQTSINENAKLFNTKNEINPMYASPLRLGPASVQRTIMLDTLFLAENETDKAEEAVSYI, encoded by the exons ATGCCCGGACCAGAGAGTTATGGCGTGTCTTACTCAGCGGACTCTACAAGCATGTTTACAACCAGCAGAATGCAGGCAACCCCAATCCAGCCCTTCAACCCTTCAGGAACAAACAAAATCTTCTATCTGACAATTACAGAGGAATCTAAGCTTGCCAGTGTCCTTACCAGCTCTAACATTTTAAAAGATCATTCCAAGGATGGACTACAGTGGGCAGCTTTACTAATTTTACTAGTGATCATACCAACTATTGGTGGGAATATTCTTGTTATTTTGGCAGTTTCTCTCGAGAAGAAACTCCAGAATGCCACCAACTACTTCCTCATGTCACTTGCAGTAGCAGATATGTTGGTTGGACTTCTGGTGATGCCCATCGCTCTTCTAAGTATTCTGTTCA ATTCTGAGTGGCCATTACCTTGCGAGATATGTCCTATCTGGATATTTTTGGATGTTCTTTTATCCACAGCCTCAATTATGCATCTGTGTGCAATCTCTTTAGACCGTTATATTGCTATTAAAAAACCTATTCAGCACAGTCGTTTCAACTCCAGGGCTAAAGTTCTCATTAAGATCACAGTAGTATGGATCATCTCCATTG GCATTGCTATTCCCATCCCGATCAAAGGTCTACAGGATGAAACAAACACCTTTATAAACCAAACCTGTTTACTTAATGTTggaaaatttaaaaatttcatgatCTTTGGGTCACTGACTGCATTCTTCATTCCCCTTGCCATCATGATAGTTATCTATTTCTTGACAATTCAAGTGCTGAGAAAGAAAGCATACCTGGTTAGAGCCAAACCACCTCAACAGTTTAACTGGACTACTGTCTCAACCATTTTTCAGCAAGATCTTACATCAACAAATTCTCCAGAGAAGGTTGCAATGATCAATGGTTCACAAAAGAACAAGACATTTTCCTGCACAATTCAAAATATACCTATCCGAAGACTCTCCAGCTTGGGTAAAAAATCCATGCAGAGCATCAGCAACGAACAACGAGCATCCAAGGTTTTAGGAATAGTGTTCTTCTTATTTTTGGTGATGTGGTGCCCATTTTTTGTAACAAATGTCACTTTTGCCATCTGCAAGAACTGTGACCAGGAACTCCTTCAAAAACTGATGGAAGTTTTTGTCTGGGTGGGTTATGTCTCCTCAGGAGTTAACCCACTTGTGTATACTCTTTTCAACAAGACTTTTCGCAAGGCATTTAGCCGATATATTACATGTGAATATATCAGAAATAAGGATATTAAAATACTTCAGAAGTATTTCAGCCGGATGTCTTTTCAAACATCAATCAATGAAAATGCCAAGTTATTCAATACAAAAAATGAAATCAACCCAATGTACGCTAGTCCCCTGCGGTTAGGACCTGCCTCTGTCCAAAGAACAATAATGCTGGACACTCTATTCCTTGCTGAAAATGAGACCGACAAAGCCGAAGAAGCAGTAAGctatatttaa